The Chthoniobacterales bacterium genome includes a window with the following:
- a CDS encoding zinc-binding dehydrogenase: MEVRSLTKGRGVDFAFQCTGVPAAAAAIWKYVRRGGGLCEVGFFMDNGECSINPHEDLCKKEITAVGSWVYTAGEYPVAIAMIRHLARIGIQIEDLVTHTFSLDEINQAMETNIAMEGIKLAVVPS; this comes from the coding sequence GTGGAAGTGCGTTCGCTGACCAAAGGGCGCGGAGTCGATTTTGCCTTTCAATGCACGGGCGTTCCCGCTGCTGCGGCGGCGATCTGGAAATATGTGCGCCGCGGCGGCGGCTTATGCGAAGTCGGTTTTTTCATGGACAATGGCGAGTGCTCGATTAATCCGCATGAGGACCTCTGTAAAAAGGAAATCACCGCTGTGGGTTCTTGGGTTTACACGGCGGGCGAGTATCCGGTCGCCATCGCGATGATCCGACATCTGGCGCGAATTGGGATTCAGATTGAAGACCTCGTGACGCACACCTTTTCACTCGACGAAATCAACCAGGCGATGGAAACAAATATCGCGATGGAAGGTATCAAACTGGCAGTCGTGCCAAGTTAA